A region of Liolophura sinensis isolate JHLJ2023 chromosome 8, CUHK_Ljap_v2, whole genome shotgun sequence DNA encodes the following proteins:
- the LOC135473907 gene encoding uncharacterized protein LOC135473907 — protein sequence MATVCTGVQRDYLESLNYMRSMITETERDLDNLKLSFYQCSETDEDKYEEYLKQCDNWLLQANNHLRRREVTLEVIDGEVKIVEMLNQLRETEADGDTIVAITELWENLKVASEALQTTVSKFQTNVLNRLKMYCMSYTSSNIRLDVTSRYTDEVSGYLSDLETVILNSHTLLKSFPGGLHQELFTNTRFSERVLVCCDQKAFPILRYIPDLTEKVLSMCAVARKWLDRDETYVYEINNYIRETRTMTRKRAEVLKTEKEKQKKVVKTVKAASILCQNNKQKLQKIETELNELEHQITSVMSEKKDKCVEKQQKESMVDFLKISISQTKRNYTLQLKRSRLLRQVKELEQMLEFIENELSAMHEQVVVKVQEKEVQKEKVETSKRSCNTLRSELERFTENLDQLEAEVNDLSGQLLQLEIIHTIKTSPEKVEEIYERPTSVKLAPSLKEKIKRRRKMAHNTGRLK from the coding sequence ATGGCGACGGTCTGCACGGGGGTACAGCGGGATTATCTGGAGAGTCTGAACTACATGAGGAGCATGATCACAGAAACCGAGCGTGATTTAGACAACCTGAAGCTCAGCTTCTACCAGTGCTCCGAGACTGATGAAGACAAGTACGAGGAGTACCTCAAGCAGTGTGACAACTGGCTTCTCCAGGCCAACAACCACCTGAGGCGGAGAGAGGTGACTTTGGAGGTGATTGACGGAGAGGTTAAGATCGTAGAGATGCTGAACCAATTAAGGGAGACGGAAGCAGATGGCGACACCATCGTCGCCATCACGGAACTATGGGAAAACCTCAAAGTAGCCTCCGAAGCCTTGCAGACGACAGTGTCAAAGTTCCAGACAAATGTGCTGAACAGGTTAAAAATGTACTGTATGAGTTACACCAGCTCGAATATCAGACTGGACGTAACCAGCAGGTACACGGACGAAGTGTCCGGATACCTGTCGGATTTAGAGACAGTCATTCTTAACTCTCATACCTTATTGAAGAGCTTCCCTGGAGGCCTTCACCAAGAGTTGTTCACGAACACTCGCTTCTCAGAAAGAGTTCTTGTGTGTTGTGATCAAAAGGCATTCCCTATTTTGCGATATATTCCTGATCTGACGGAAAAAGTTCTCTCAATGTGCGCTGTGGCAAGGAAGTGGTTAGATCGAGATGAAACTTATGTTTATGAGATTAACAACTACATCCGGGAAACTCGGACAATGACGCGGAAACGTGCGGAAGTTTTGAAAACGGAGaaggaaaaacagaaaaaagtggTTAAAACTGTGAAAGCCGCTTCGATACTGTgccaaaacaacaaacaaaaattacaaaagatAGAAACTGAACTAAACGAGTTAGAACATCAAATTACCAGTGTGATGTCCGAGAAAAAGGATAAATGTGTGGAAAAGCAACAGAAGGAGTCTATGGTTGACTTTCtaaaaatcagcatttctcAAACGAAACGAAATTACACTCTTCAGCTCAAACGTTCCAGACTTTTAAGACAGGTGAAAGAGCTTGAGCAAATGCTTGAGTTCATTGAGAACGAGTTAAGTGCGATGCACGAACAAGTAGTCGTGAAGGTTCAGGAGAAAGAAGTTCAGAAAGAGAAAGTTGAGACGAGTAAGCGATCTTGTAATACTCTCAGGAGTGAGTTGGAGCGGTTTACCGAGAACTTGGATCAGTTAGAGGCCGAAGTGAATGACCTATCTGGTCAGCTGTTACAACTGGAGATCATTCACACGATAAAGACGAGTCCGGAGAAAGTAGAAGAGATCTACGAGAGACCTACCAGCGTTAAACTGGCGCCGTCTCTCAAAGAGAAAATTAAACGGCGGAGAAAAATGGCTCACAACACTGGTCGATTAAAGTGA